From a single Fulvivirga ulvae genomic region:
- a CDS encoding glycosyltransferase, with translation MELIIISLGCFVTVLLLYPFMLSLISIVLAKRNISHASKRKANHFTCIVTAYKDASVAIPLIHSLLNQTWPNYDVVLVADRCNKISLAKNDRLTVVYPGLPLDAKLKSIERGLSCAKPATDHVVVFDPDNVVKQDFLSNLSRYHDAGYSAVQCKRTAKNLDNHLACLDAVGEIYKNYVERKVPHLLNCSATIAGSGISVDKELLQEFINDNHTREKMCGVIQGEDKMLQNYILSKNKKIAFNEEALVYDEKVTSNKQVQNQRARWISAYFENLKPAFSLFCKGIIKLQPDKMLLSVNSMYPPLFLLMISALAMLIINLLATGFSPVFWSVAGGICIFATNFLLVLKLSRAKNKVLVSVILIPYFIANQIISLLKIRQTRGRFLVTEKKQVQLLDYE, from the coding sequence AGTAAACGTAAAGCAAATCATTTTACATGTATTGTAACCGCTTATAAGGATGCATCGGTTGCTATACCGCTTATTCATTCATTGCTTAACCAGACCTGGCCAAACTATGATGTTGTACTTGTAGCAGACCGGTGTAACAAAATCAGCCTAGCAAAAAATGACCGGCTAACTGTAGTATACCCAGGCCTACCGCTCGATGCCAAACTAAAATCAATCGAACGAGGATTAAGCTGCGCTAAACCTGCAACTGATCATGTCGTAGTTTTTGATCCGGATAACGTTGTGAAACAGGACTTTCTTTCAAACCTGAGCCGATATCATGACGCGGGTTATAGTGCAGTGCAATGCAAGAGAACAGCTAAAAACCTGGATAACCACCTGGCCTGTCTTGATGCGGTGGGAGAAATATATAAAAATTATGTCGAGCGTAAAGTACCACATCTGCTTAATTGCTCGGCCACTATAGCGGGCTCTGGTATATCAGTAGATAAAGAGTTACTACAGGAGTTCATTAACGACAACCATACGAGGGAGAAAATGTGCGGGGTTATTCAGGGTGAGGACAAAATGCTCCAGAATTACATTTTATCAAAAAACAAAAAAATAGCCTTCAATGAAGAGGCCCTGGTATATGATGAAAAAGTGACCAGCAACAAACAGGTACAAAATCAAAGAGCACGGTGGATCAGCGCCTATTTTGAAAACCTTAAACCTGCTTTTTCACTATTCTGCAAAGGAATTATAAAACTACAACCTGATAAAATGTTGCTGTCTGTTAATAGTATGTATCCGCCACTGTTTTTACTGATGATTTCCGCATTAGCCATGCTCATTATCAATCTGCTTGCTACTGGCTTTTCCCCGGTTTTCTGGTCGGTAGCAGGCGGTATATGCATATTTGCAACAAACTTTCTCCTGGTATTGAAGCTTTCCAGGGCAAAAAACAAGGTGCTGGTTTCGGTTATACTTATCCCCTATTTCATTGCCAATCAAATTATCTCATTGCTCAAAATCAGACAAACCAGAGGAAGGTTTCTGGTAACGGAAAAAAAACAGGTTCAACTATTAGATTATGAATAA
- a CDS encoding L,D-transpeptidase family protein, which yields MALKVNVKLVVFLLVVFLQCSSTIRYDNYLNYTVRLDQLIDSLKIKKKDLKILIDKSEYKLTLYTDDVKVKEYPVVFGGDPVEDKLREGDERTPEGVFSVRGFYPHKSWSKFIWIDYPTRESWRKHEEAKAEGRIPETAKIGGEIGIHGVPSGYDNAIDYKTNWTLGCISLKNNDVNEIYRYVYDGMPVTIVK from the coding sequence ATGGCTTTAAAAGTTAATGTTAAACTGGTAGTATTTTTATTGGTGGTATTTCTGCAATGCAGCTCCACAATAAGGTATGATAATTATTTAAACTACACGGTCAGGCTCGACCAGTTGATTGATTCGTTGAAGATCAAAAAGAAGGACCTGAAAATTCTTATAGATAAAAGTGAGTATAAGCTAACTCTGTATACGGATGATGTTAAAGTAAAGGAGTACCCGGTAGTATTTGGTGGTGATCCGGTAGAGGATAAACTTAGAGAGGGGGATGAGAGGACGCCGGAAGGTGTGTTTTCCGTTCGTGGGTTTTATCCGCACAAAAGCTGGTCAAAATTTATCTGGATAGATTATCCGACCCGTGAGTCGTGGAGAAAACATGAGGAAGCCAAAGCAGAAGGACGTATCCCCGAAACAGCTAAAATAGGTGGTGAAATTGGTATTCACGGAGTGCCTTCCGGATATGATAATGCCATTGATTACAAAACGAACTGGACACTGGGATGTATATCTCTGAAGAATAACGATGTGAACGAAATATACAGGTATGTTTATGACGGAATGCCTGTCACCATTGTTAAATAA
- a CDS encoding calcium/sodium antiporter, whose amino-acid sequence MALILYCLALIISFYLLAEVSDRYFVVSLDKIAERLKMSHEMAGATLMAIGSSAPELFVAIISLIRAGDHAAIGVGTIVGSALFNILVIIGASAVVRSARLMWQPVVRDFIFYALSVAALFTVLRDGLITWVESLFLIIFYGGYLLTVMNWKRLFNHADGDLMDDGYEEPALRGWKKIFIPLHFVLRKLFPNPKRYILTFMFSIGAIAFLCWVLVESAIGISLILEIPEVVIALTVLAIGTSIPDMVSSVIVARQGRGGMAVSNAVGSNIFDILIGLGFPWLIITVVEDKPILTHAEGLNESVILLFASVALIFITFVISRWRVNKKLGYTLIFIYAAYLVREIVGLYY is encoded by the coding sequence ATGGCCCTCATTCTATACTGTCTGGCTTTGATCATTTCATTTTACTTACTGGCAGAGGTAAGTGACCGCTATTTTGTAGTGTCGCTTGACAAAATAGCGGAAAGGTTAAAAATGTCTCATGAAATGGCCGGAGCCACTTTAATGGCCATTGGTTCAAGTGCTCCTGAGCTATTTGTAGCAATTATTTCGCTGATTCGCGCCGGTGACCATGCGGCCATTGGCGTCGGTACTATTGTGGGGTCAGCACTGTTCAATATACTGGTGATCATTGGCGCTTCGGCAGTTGTACGCAGTGCCCGGCTCATGTGGCAGCCGGTGGTAAGAGACTTTATTTTTTATGCGCTTTCGGTTGCGGCACTTTTTACTGTGCTGAGAGATGGCTTGATTACCTGGGTTGAAAGCCTTTTCCTCATCATTTTTTATGGGGGCTACCTCCTTACGGTTATGAACTGGAAAAGGCTTTTCAACCATGCAGATGGAGACCTGATGGATGACGGATATGAAGAGCCGGCTCTCAGAGGCTGGAAAAAGATTTTTATCCCATTACATTTTGTATTGAGGAAGTTGTTTCCAAATCCCAAACGCTACATTCTAACCTTTATGTTTTCCATTGGGGCCATCGCCTTTCTGTGCTGGGTGCTGGTTGAATCTGCCATTGGTATTTCGCTGATCCTGGAAATTCCAGAAGTAGTGATCGCCCTCACGGTGCTAGCCATAGGAACCTCGATTCCTGATATGGTCTCATCAGTTATTGTAGCCCGACAGGGAAGAGGTGGTATGGCGGTAAGTAACGCAGTAGGTTCTAATATTTTTGATATACTTATTGGCCTGGGCTTTCCATGGCTCATTATAACAGTGGTGGAAGATAAGCCCATTCTAACCCACGCAGAAGGCCTGAACGAATCTGTAATACTGCTCTTTGCTTCTGTAGCATTAATCTTTATAACCTTTGTTATTTCCCGATGGCGGGTAAACAAGAAGCTTGGTTACACACTCATATTCATTTATGCGGCCTACCTGGTCAGGGAAATTGTAGGCCTGTACTATTAA
- a CDS encoding GNAT family N-acetyltransferase, with amino-acid sequence MEIRSAVIDDVQKVLDLQEKYLFNNLKEDQRKDGFVTTPFTASQVESIIAQDGLFIALDRESVVAYIFAGSWDYYAQWPVFPYMTSFFPKVKFPGHHLTTENSFQYGPICIDRDYRGGDLLKSLFEVMRLGMLKRYPLGATFINKANTRSLKAHVDKLGWHVIGDFEYNSQEYFILACDMSRPVLPNAEIVGVQAK; translated from the coding sequence ATGGAAATAAGAAGCGCCGTAATTGATGATGTGCAAAAAGTTCTGGATCTTCAGGAAAAGTATCTGTTTAATAATTTGAAAGAAGATCAGCGTAAGGATGGCTTTGTGACCACGCCATTTACCGCCTCGCAGGTTGAATCTATAATTGCACAAGATGGCTTATTTATAGCTTTAGACAGAGAGAGCGTAGTAGCTTATATCTTTGCAGGCAGTTGGGATTACTATGCTCAATGGCCCGTTTTTCCATACATGACTTCGTTTTTTCCCAAGGTTAAATTTCCGGGCCACCATCTTACTACGGAAAACAGCTTTCAGTATGGCCCGATTTGCATAGACCGGGACTACAGAGGTGGGGACTTACTGAAATCCCTTTTTGAGGTGATGAGGTTGGGTATGCTGAAGCGATACCCCTTAGGAGCAACATTTATAAACAAAGCCAATACCCGGTCCTTAAAAGCCCATGTAGATAAGTTGGGATGGCATGTTATTGGCGATTTTGAATATAACTCTCAGGAGTACTTTATTCTGGCATGTGATATGAGCAGGCCTGTTTTGCCAAATGCTGAAATAGTCGGGGTACAGGCTAAATAG
- a CDS encoding pinensin family lanthipeptide → MKKSKLSINDLKVKSFVTDFAKGEVNTVKGGNTVACYATGAETCIFACYYAER, encoded by the coding sequence ATGAAAAAGAGCAAACTATCAATCAACGACCTGAAAGTAAAGAGCTTTGTAACTGACTTCGCAAAGGGTGAAGTAAACACAGTGAAGGGCGGTAACACAGTTGCATGCTATGCCACTGGTGCCGAGACTTGCATTTTTGCTTGTTACTATGCTGAAAGGTAA
- a CDS encoding TonB-dependent receptor, translated as MDFILLELMKVKFKYITLFFVLIAVQAGAQGIITGTVKSAEGQPVADAEVFLQNTRYITSTDKRGRYELKDIPYGTYTLATFSIGRATLSREVILTSENQKVSVDFQLNELSAELDNVTIKSDREETSGIRRLQAVEGAAIYEAKKNEVIELRDITANLAVNNSRQVYAKVPGLNIWESDGAGLQLGIGARGLDPSRTANFNVRQNGYDISADALGYPESYYTPATEAVERIEVVRGAASLQYGTQFGGLLNFIMKEGPEDKKIEGVTRNTVGSYGFYSTFNSLGGTVGKWNYYTFFQYKRGNGWRENSSFDSKMAYGALKYNASDRFSVKLEYTFMDYLAQQPGGLTDQFFIENPRQSIRGRNWFQVNWNLFANTIDYRINNKLKLNVRTFALIGGRDALGNLGRIDRTDELEQERNLFSDEFHNFGNETRLIYNYNIGDRQAVALVGARYYNGSTDRKQGLADATAEPHFTFLNPDNLEDSDFDLPSENISIFTENIFDITEKFSITPGARFEHIYTGADGYYQQSTFVKDPVTGLKKDSTYQEYESRERSRSFMFFGLGLSYKLKHREVYANFSQNYKSINFNDIRVVNPNLVVDPDIKDEFGYNFDLGIRGNKAGKFNYDISLFYLRYNDRISAIQKKDTVNFRVYRYRGNISDAYSTGLEAFGELELFNALGVDSQNSLNVFVNASVIDARYLESKEEAIEGNKVELVPPFSLRTGLSFIHNHFRVTYQYSYVQKHFTDATNADDMVPGAVSGPIPTYYVMDLSASYRYKFAKLEASINNLTDNKYFTRRASGYPGPGIIPADGRTFYLTLELKF; from the coding sequence ATGGATTTTATCCTACTGGAATTAATGAAAGTAAAGTTTAAGTACATTACCCTGTTTTTTGTTTTAATAGCGGTGCAAGCCGGCGCTCAGGGCATCATAACCGGAACGGTTAAGTCTGCCGAGGGTCAGCCCGTTGCTGATGCTGAAGTCTTTTTACAAAATACCAGGTATATTACCTCTACGGACAAAAGAGGACGCTACGAATTAAAAGACATTCCTTATGGAACATATACGCTGGCCACCTTTTCCATTGGCAGAGCCACATTGTCCCGTGAGGTGATCCTTACCTCAGAAAATCAAAAAGTGAGTGTCGATTTCCAGCTAAATGAACTTTCAGCAGAACTGGATAATGTAACTATAAAGAGCGATAGAGAGGAAACTTCAGGCATTCGAAGGCTCCAGGCAGTAGAGGGAGCCGCTATATATGAGGCTAAGAAAAATGAAGTTATTGAACTTCGTGATATCACTGCTAACCTTGCAGTAAACAACAGCCGGCAGGTTTATGCCAAAGTTCCCGGCCTGAACATATGGGAAAGCGACGGTGCAGGCCTTCAGTTGGGAATAGGTGCCCGGGGGCTTGACCCCAGCAGGACTGCAAACTTTAATGTAAGGCAAAATGGCTATGATATCAGTGCCGATGCTTTAGGGTATCCGGAAAGCTACTATACACCTGCAACAGAGGCTGTGGAGCGCATAGAAGTGGTGAGAGGAGCTGCTTCCCTGCAGTACGGAACACAGTTTGGAGGGTTACTGAACTTTATAATGAAAGAGGGTCCTGAGGATAAGAAAATTGAAGGTGTTACGCGTAATACGGTTGGTTCGTACGGCTTCTACAGCACTTTTAATAGCCTGGGAGGTACAGTAGGAAAGTGGAATTACTACACCTTTTTTCAATACAAGAGGGGAAACGGGTGGAGAGAGAACAGCTCCTTTGACTCTAAAATGGCCTATGGAGCCCTGAAATATAATGCTTCTGACAGGTTTTCTGTGAAACTTGAGTACACTTTTATGGATTATCTGGCGCAGCAGCCAGGTGGTCTTACTGATCAGTTTTTTATTGAGAACCCCCGGCAGTCGATACGGGGAAGAAACTGGTTTCAGGTAAACTGGAACTTATTTGCCAATACCATTGACTACAGGATCAATAATAAACTAAAGTTAAATGTCAGGACTTTTGCGCTCATCGGAGGCCGGGATGCCCTTGGGAATCTTGGCAGAATAGACCGCACGGATGAACTTGAACAAGAAAGAAACCTGTTTTCCGATGAGTTTCATAACTTCGGCAATGAAACCCGGCTGATCTACAATTATAATATAGGAGACAGACAAGCGGTTGCACTTGTAGGAGCGAGGTACTACAATGGTTCTACGGATAGAAAGCAGGGACTGGCTGATGCTACGGCTGAGCCCCACTTTACATTTCTAAACCCTGATAATCTGGAAGATTCTGATTTTGACCTCCCCAGTGAGAATATATCGATATTCACTGAGAACATTTTTGATATTACCGAGAAGTTTAGCATTACACCCGGGGCACGTTTCGAGCATATATATACCGGCGCGGATGGCTATTATCAACAAAGCACTTTTGTAAAAGACCCTGTCACCGGGTTGAAAAAAGACTCTACTTATCAGGAATATGAGTCGAGAGAGCGATCCAGATCTTTCATGTTTTTTGGCCTGGGCCTGAGCTATAAGCTAAAGCACAGGGAAGTTTATGCTAACTTCTCGCAAAACTACAAGTCTATCAACTTTAATGATATCAGAGTAGTTAACCCTAACCTCGTGGTAGACCCTGATATCAAAGATGAATTCGGCTATAATTTTGACCTTGGGATCAGGGGAAACAAAGCTGGGAAATTCAACTATGATATAAGCCTCTTCTATCTTCGATATAATGATCGTATAAGCGCTATCCAGAAAAAGGACACAGTTAACTTCAGGGTTTACCGGTACAGGGGAAATATTTCTGATGCTTACAGCACTGGACTTGAAGCTTTCGGCGAACTGGAGCTGTTTAACGCCCTTGGGGTAGATTCACAAAATAGTCTCAATGTATTCGTCAACGCATCTGTAATAGATGCCAGGTATCTTGAAAGTAAAGAGGAAGCCATAGAAGGTAATAAAGTGGAACTGGTGCCTCCATTCAGTTTGCGTACGGGGTTATCTTTTATACATAACCACTTCAGGGTTACCTATCAATATTCATATGTTCAGAAGCATTTTACAGATGCAACCAATGCAGATGACATGGTTCCCGGGGCTGTATCCGGTCCCATACCTACTTATTATGTTATGGATCTTTCTGCCAGTTATCGGTATAAGTTTGCAAAGCTGGAAGCCAGCATTAACAACCTCACGGATAATAAATATTTCACCCGAAGGGCATCAGGCTACCCCGGGCCGGGTATTATCCCGGCAGATGGCAGGACTTTTTACCTGACTCTTGAGCTTAAATTTTAG
- a CDS encoding HTTM domain-containing protein translates to MRNFVYKPISIAPLIVFRVLFGFIMFVSVVRFMLNGWVDSQYLMPRFFFSYYGFEWIEPPGEPGIYVLFIIMAIAALFVMAGAFYKISASVFFLIFTYVELIDKTNYLNHYYFVSLVSLVMIFLPAHRHFSLDVLRKPSLHVSKIPYWCILIIQLQLALVYFYAGVAKLNYDWLIEALPLRIWLPPNAHIPVVGFLFEKVWVAYFFSWFGAVYDLSIPFFLFYKRTRSYAYIAVIAFHIFTWLLFPIGMFPFIMILATSIFFSPDFHQGLIKKLSVALQRMGIYRAGTPPEYAAPAASKWIMGFFGLFLMVQVMLPWRFALYPGKLFWTEQGYRFSWRVMLMEKAGYVIFHVKDPETGREWEAYAHDYLTPVQEKQMSTQPDMILQYAQFLEQQYIKQGIKDPEIRAEAYVTLNGRGSRLLIDPEVDLTKEQDGFRHKKWILSYWN, encoded by the coding sequence ATGCGAAACTTTGTATATAAGCCAATATCAATTGCACCCTTAATTGTTTTCAGGGTGCTTTTTGGCTTTATAATGTTCGTGAGTGTAGTGCGGTTTATGCTAAACGGCTGGGTAGATTCACAATACCTGATGCCGCGCTTTTTCTTCTCTTATTATGGCTTTGAATGGATAGAGCCACCCGGTGAGCCTGGCATTTATGTGTTATTTATAATTATGGCCATCGCTGCGCTGTTTGTGATGGCAGGAGCTTTTTATAAAATATCTGCTTCAGTATTTTTCCTCATATTTACCTACGTAGAGCTCATTGACAAAACAAATTATCTGAATCACTACTATTTTGTAAGTCTTGTAAGCCTGGTGATGATCTTTTTACCTGCACATCGGCATTTTTCCCTGGATGTTTTGCGTAAACCATCACTTCATGTAAGTAAGATACCTTATTGGTGTATCCTTATCATTCAGCTGCAGCTGGCACTGGTATATTTCTATGCAGGTGTAGCCAAACTCAATTATGACTGGCTGATCGAGGCTTTGCCGTTAAGAATATGGCTTCCTCCCAATGCACATATACCCGTTGTAGGTTTTTTATTCGAAAAAGTATGGGTAGCCTATTTTTTTAGTTGGTTTGGAGCAGTGTATGATCTCTCCATTCCCTTCTTTTTGTTTTACAAACGTACAAGATCCTATGCATACATAGCGGTAATTGCCTTTCATATATTTACATGGTTACTGTTCCCAATTGGAATGTTTCCGTTTATCATGATACTTGCAACATCTATTTTCTTTTCTCCTGATTTTCATCAGGGTTTAATTAAAAAGTTAAGTGTTGCTTTGCAGCGTATGGGAATTTACAGAGCAGGCACACCGCCCGAATATGCCGCGCCTGCCGCCAGTAAGTGGATCATGGGCTTCTTCGGTCTGTTTTTAATGGTTCAGGTCATGCTGCCATGGCGTTTTGCTCTTTACCCCGGAAAGCTTTTCTGGACAGAGCAGGGCTACAGATTTTCATGGAGAGTGATGCTCATGGAGAAAGCCGGCTATGTGATTTTTCATGTAAAAGACCCGGAAACAGGACGTGAATGGGAGGCATATGCGCATGATTATTTAACCCCTGTGCAGGAAAAACAGATGTCGACCCAGCCTGATATGATCTTACAATATGCTCAGTTTTTAGAGCAGCAATATATAAAACAAGGCATAAAAGACCCTGAAATCAGAGCGGAGGCCTATGTAACCCTAAACGGCAGAGGTAGTCGCTTGTTAATAGATCCTGAAGTGGACCTTACAAAAGAACAGGATGGGTTCAGGCATAAAAAATGGATTTTATCCTACTGGAATTAA
- a CDS encoding imelysin family protein — protein MKRVFAAILLLNFIVVTSCSDDETGGDTPGFDRKVMLEDLADNIIIPAYDTLNKEVIALDDAINAFITTPDVATLTASRVAFNEAYHAWQRSSFWEFGPAFDVLLMSSVNSFPADHISIESNVTNGTYDFSTLSGQDEKGLPAVGYLLHGIGDTDQAIIDMYTTDGNATNRRDYLLAVAADMRSRVSEVAAGWASAGEDYRSVFINSDGTDVGSSVGLMVNELNKFVEREARDGKIGIPLGKRSQGIPIPGEVEAGYSGLSISLASENLEALYNFYMGIGVTGDKVSFYDYLTSINAQYNGGLLSDAIKQQFESAMKEVSEIPSPYQETVEVNPTPADEAYTELQKLVVLLKADMPSALGVLITYQDNDGD, from the coding sequence ATGAAAAGAGTATTTGCTGCGATATTATTATTAAACTTTATTGTAGTTACAAGCTGCAGTGACGACGAAACCGGGGGTGACACTCCCGGTTTTGATCGTAAAGTGATGCTGGAAGATCTGGCCGACAATATTATCATACCGGCGTATGATACACTGAATAAAGAAGTTATCGCGTTAGACGACGCAATCAATGCGTTCATAACCACACCTGATGTTGCTACCCTTACAGCCTCTCGTGTTGCATTTAACGAGGCTTACCATGCATGGCAAAGATCTTCCTTCTGGGAGTTTGGCCCTGCATTCGATGTTTTACTGATGAGCTCGGTTAACTCCTTTCCGGCTGATCACATCTCTATTGAGAGTAATGTTACTAACGGTACGTACGATTTTAGTACCCTTTCCGGTCAGGATGAAAAAGGCCTGCCGGCGGTTGGCTATCTGCTACATGGTATTGGTGATACAGACCAGGCCATAATTGATATGTACACCACTGATGGTAATGCTACCAATAGAAGAGATTATTTACTGGCAGTGGCGGCAGATATGCGTTCAAGAGTATCTGAGGTAGCTGCCGGGTGGGCTTCCGCAGGGGAAGATTACAGATCGGTATTTATCAATAGTGATGGCACTGATGTGGGAAGCAGCGTTGGGCTGATGGTCAATGAACTGAATAAATTTGTAGAACGGGAGGCCCGTGATGGCAAAATAGGTATTCCGTTGGGTAAGAGATCTCAGGGCATTCCTATTCCGGGCGAGGTAGAGGCCGGCTATAGTGGCTTGTCCATTTCACTGGCTTCCGAAAACCTTGAGGCGCTTTACAATTTTTACATGGGTATAGGAGTAACCGGTGACAAGGTTAGTTTCTATGACTACCTTACGAGCATTAATGCGCAGTACAATGGAGGCCTGCTTTCTGATGCCATTAAACAGCAGTTTGAAAGTGCAATGAAAGAGGTGAGTGAAATACCTTCGCCATATCAAGAAACCGTGGAGGTGAACCCAACACCTGCGGATGAAGCGTATACTGAGCTTCAGAAGCTGGTAGTTCTGTTAAAGGCTGATATGCCCTCGGCACTTGGTGTGTTGATTACTTATCAGGACAATGATGGCGATTAG
- a CDS encoding DUF4856 domain-containing protein, with product MKLKLLYSLLFVSVLFSCDDDEDNQPDVEVPATYEFTRDGQSTVSYQGQIDRLNMVTEIKSYLSAGDAGEPVEASKLLNMYANENDAFTSADLNASTKQLEDKTFASDVQWFKDLFAEAEAASNSEDAASNGQAGLVERGTKFILVNEKGWEFTQFIEKGLMGAVFYNQIYNAYLSDAKTGDDVDNETLVDGENYTAMEHHWDEAFGYWGVPVDFPNGNPVLSDTDKRFWANYTNGRDELLGVNSLLMDAYLTGRAAIVAKRNDVKNEQKAIIYEGHELVAAATAVHYLNQAMSDLSAGDQGNLLHHLSEGYAFVKALQYSPVKKITQAEINEILNTDLGTDGNFWEVSLAGIQNAKATIIAAYPTLESVKDQL from the coding sequence ATGAAATTAAAATTACTTTATAGCCTGTTGTTTGTCTCTGTATTGTTTTCTTGTGATGATGACGAAGATAATCAACCTGATGTGGAGGTGCCGGCTACTTACGAATTTACAAGAGACGGCCAGTCAACTGTAAGTTACCAGGGGCAAATTGATCGCCTGAATATGGTTACTGAAATCAAAAGCTACCTTTCTGCCGGAGATGCAGGAGAACCTGTAGAAGCCTCTAAGTTGTTGAACATGTATGCCAATGAAAACGACGCTTTTACCAGTGCAGATCTTAATGCATCTACCAAGCAGTTGGAAGATAAAACTTTTGCTTCTGATGTACAATGGTTTAAAGACTTGTTTGCAGAAGCAGAAGCGGCCAGTAACTCAGAAGATGCTGCCAGCAATGGTCAGGCCGGACTAGTGGAAAGAGGCACCAAATTCATTCTTGTAAATGAAAAAGGATGGGAATTTACCCAGTTTATCGAAAAGGGATTGATGGGAGCCGTGTTCTACAACCAGATTTATAACGCTTATTTATCAGATGCTAAAACAGGCGATGATGTAGACAACGAAACATTAGTGGATGGCGAAAACTATACTGCCATGGAGCACCACTGGGATGAAGCTTTCGGATATTGGGGTGTTCCTGTTGATTTTCCTAATGGTAACCCTGTTTTGTCTGACACTGACAAAAGGTTCTGGGCTAACTATACCAATGGCCGTGATGAACTTTTAGGGGTAAACAGCCTGCTGATGGATGCCTACCTGACCGGCAGGGCTGCCATTGTAGCTAAAAGAAATGATGTTAAAAATGAGCAGAAAGCAATCATCTATGAAGGACATGAGCTGGTGGCGGCTGCTACTGCAGTTCATTACCTTAACCAGGCAATGAGCGACTTAAGTGCCGGAGATCAGGGTAATTTGCTACATCACCTGTCTGAAGGATACGCATTTGTAAAAGCCTTGCAATACAGCCCTGTTAAGAAAATTACTCAGGCTGAGATCAACGAAATATTAAATACTGATTTAGGGACAGACGGTAACTTCTGGGAAGTGAGCCTTGCGGGAATACAGAATGCCAAGGCTACTATTATAGCGGCATATCCTACCCTGGAATCTGTGAAAGATCAATTGTAA
- a CDS encoding T9SS type A sorting domain-containing protein encodes MGVTRLEFRDHDINKALDIRRLTAGLYIVHVQNREEYFTQQLQIE; translated from the coding sequence ATGGGAGTAACCAGGCTGGAATTCAGGGATCATGATATTAACAAAGCCCTGGATATCCGCAGGCTCACGGCCGGGCTGTACATTGTTCATGTACAAAACCGCGAGGAATACTTTACGCAGCAACTGCAGATAGAATAA